The proteins below are encoded in one region of Methanoculleus thermophilus:
- a CDS encoding carbohydrate-binding protein yields the protein MMNRRASYVILAAATVLVIALLAAEAADPVLYTAENITTGAHADPKTIDGQKNNAAAVVPLMDELLDQTGTLTLTIKLRDYESAERDLARYSELTSQFDRLVITLDASETELGEFQRNNRKNLEALDSLLNDTRRFDHLQRLEIQVQDGDQRRAIAYEGEALRQKMQKTYSAYASRESVMTGIGERYSLNTTPYRESVGHFSEIVDAADDWHRATAPQQSPLGITVTPAEGRYGETIRIAGRYAGGTPGTPVEIYIDSRAAGTATLNADGTYAWPYRIDRVAAGPHLVYAAADAVYSGVESFQALPDETAISLAVAGASGTTVTCTGNLTTIEGLPVAGAPVSIRVDGETLVDTETGEDGTYEQVIALPAGEHTLRAEFHGGGFPLNASESETATIVVRGEGLPLIPFVAALAAAAGTAWYLRRRETPEAAPIPQPSQAIVHQPPPKVEIADLAPREAATVLFGALRDRLGIKKTKTPRDCARIAPDYAWFFERYEQIRYGGEEPTKEEIRRMKDVILGGDEAAA from the coding sequence ATGATGAACCGCCGGGCCTCGTACGTCATCCTCGCGGCGGCAACCGTCCTGGTCATCGCCCTCCTCGCAGCGGAGGCGGCCGACCCGGTCCTCTATACCGCCGAGAACATCACGACCGGGGCCCACGCCGACCCGAAGACGATCGACGGCCAGAAAAACAACGCCGCGGCCGTCGTCCCCCTGATGGACGAACTCCTCGACCAGACCGGGACCCTTACTCTCACGATCAAACTCAGGGACTACGAGAGCGCCGAGCGGGATCTTGCCCGGTACTCCGAACTCACATCCCAGTTCGACCGGCTCGTCATCACCCTGGACGCTTCAGAGACCGAACTCGGCGAATTCCAGCGGAACAACAGAAAGAACCTTGAAGCGCTGGACTCCCTCCTAAACGACACCCGGCGGTTCGACCACCTCCAGCGGCTCGAGATCCAGGTCCAGGACGGCGACCAGCGCAGGGCAATCGCCTACGAGGGGGAGGCACTCCGACAGAAGATGCAGAAGACCTACTCAGCCTACGCAAGCCGGGAGAGCGTGATGACCGGGATCGGCGAGAGGTACAGCCTGAACACCACCCCCTACCGGGAGAGCGTCGGCCACTTCTCCGAGATCGTCGATGCCGCGGACGACTGGCACAGGGCGACCGCCCCGCAGCAGTCCCCGCTCGGGATCACGGTCACCCCGGCCGAGGGGCGCTACGGCGAGACCATCCGGATCGCCGGGCGCTACGCCGGGGGCACACCGGGCACCCCCGTCGAGATCTACATCGACAGCCGGGCCGCCGGGACCGCCACCCTCAATGCGGACGGCACCTACGCCTGGCCCTACCGGATCGACCGGGTCGCCGCAGGCCCGCACCTCGTTTACGCCGCCGCCGACGCCGTCTATTCCGGGGTCGAGTCGTTCCAGGCCCTCCCCGACGAGACCGCGATCTCCCTCGCCGTCGCCGGGGCGAGCGGGACGACCGTCACCTGCACCGGAAACCTCACAACGATAGAAGGCCTCCCGGTCGCGGGCGCCCCGGTCTCGATCCGGGTCGACGGCGAGACCCTCGTCGACACCGAGACCGGGGAAGACGGCACCTACGAGCAGGTGATCGCCCTCCCCGCCGGGGAGCACACCCTCCGGGCCGAGTTCCACGGCGGGGGGTTCCCCCTGAACGCCTCGGAGAGCGAGACCGCCACGATCGTCGTCCGGGGCGAGGGGCTCCCTCTCATCCCGTTCGTAGCCGCCCTCGCGGCCGCGGCCGGGACCGCGTGGTACCTCCGGCGGCGCGAGACGCCTGAGGCGGCCCCCATACCGCAGCCGTCTCAGGCGATCGTCCATCAGCCGCCACCGAAGGTCGAGATCGCGGATCTTGCGCCCCGCGAGGCTGCGACCGTCCTCTTTGGCGCACTCCGTGACCGGCTCGGCATCAAAAAGACCAAGACCCCGCGGGACTGCGCCCGGATAGCCCCCGATTACGCCTGGTTCTTCGAGCGCTACGAGCAGATCCGCTATGGGGGAGAAGAGCCGACGAAAGAGGAGATCAGGAGGATGAAAGACGTAATCCTCGGGGGTGACGAGGCTGCAGCGTGA
- a CDS encoding DUF58 domain-containing protein, giving the protein MLRPTRTTGGIAALAIALAVIALPLQVPAASLAAGSLALFLLWRGWRFEQDLSAVAASVAVERTVDRTILRQGAAATVRVRVDLAVPAGFSVRVRDIPPAVASGEAPLVLPGATATYTVRPMAPGETAFGGVVIEASDAFFARDLVFRRFAEPQIRVYPAGRAGSNGGRGAGNGDGEVDRRTSLAGQGIRGFRPYRQGDDPRQVDWKVTARRGTLYVREPTGLEGGAPLIAVDLPAHESDPETFARFSMAVSGAVEGAINSRDGCSLLVVANGEVVRFLPQTQDIREALAVLGGLAPHEPGAPLYRSPGPAVLAVRARAARRGGREEETAYRERLGRILSCSAELSPAPFAAAVRAALARTDADEVRLYSLLLPGDNSHLVQVVHEAKVRGMRVVLQAPAGAGTIPGVDAVEVL; this is encoded by the coding sequence ATGCTCCGGCCGACCCGGACGACCGGGGGGATCGCCGCCCTCGCGATCGCTCTTGCCGTCATCGCCCTCCCGCTGCAGGTCCCGGCCGCGAGCCTAGCTGCCGGGTCTCTCGCCCTCTTCCTCCTCTGGCGGGGCTGGCGGTTCGAGCAGGATCTTTCGGCCGTCGCCGCCTCCGTTGCAGTCGAGCGCACGGTCGACCGGACGATCCTCCGGCAGGGAGCGGCCGCGACCGTCCGGGTTCGGGTCGACCTCGCCGTCCCGGCGGGGTTCTCGGTCCGGGTGCGCGACATCCCCCCGGCGGTCGCGTCGGGCGAGGCCCCGCTCGTGCTCCCGGGAGCGACCGCGACCTATACCGTCCGGCCCATGGCCCCGGGGGAGACGGCGTTCGGCGGCGTCGTCATCGAGGCGAGCGACGCCTTCTTTGCCCGGGACCTCGTCTTTCGGCGTTTTGCCGAGCCGCAGATCCGGGTCTACCCCGCCGGGAGAGCCGGGAGCAACGGGGGAAGAGGTGCCGGGAACGGGGACGGCGAGGTCGACCGGCGGACCTCCCTTGCCGGCCAGGGCATCCGCGGGTTCCGGCCCTACCGCCAGGGCGACGACCCCCGGCAGGTGGACTGGAAGGTCACGGCACGACGCGGCACCCTGTATGTCCGTGAACCGACCGGGCTTGAGGGCGGAGCGCCCCTCATCGCCGTCGATCTCCCGGCGCACGAGAGCGACCCGGAGACCTTCGCCCGGTTCTCGATGGCCGTCTCGGGCGCCGTCGAGGGCGCGATCAACTCCCGCGACGGCTGCTCGCTCCTGGTCGTTGCAAACGGAGAGGTCGTCCGGTTCCTCCCCCAGACACAGGATATCCGCGAAGCCCTCGCGGTCCTCGGCGGACTTGCCCCTCACGAGCCGGGCGCCCCCCTCTACCGCTCGCCGGGACCCGCCGTCCTTGCCGTCCGGGCAAGAGCCGCCCGGAGGGGAGGAAGAGAAGAAGAGACTGCCTATCGGGAGCGGCTCGGCCGGATCCTCTCGTGCAGTGCTGAATTGAGCCCGGCACCCTTCGCCGCGGCGGTCCGGGCCGCCCTTGCCCGGACAGACGCCGATGAGGTCCGGCTCTACTCCCTCCTTCTACCGGGGGATAATAGCCACCTCGTCCAGGTCGTCCATGAGGCGAAGGTCCGGGGGATGCGGGTCGTCCTCCAGGCACCCGCCGGCGCCGGGACGATCCCCGGGGTCGATGCCGTGGAGGTGCTCTGA
- a CDS encoding DUF4350 domain-containing protein — protein MTRLQREAWAVLIILLIAAGVAYVHATTTTEEYSRYNIGWNGTSNLAGETVRDFADLDPGATLLILAPEGEFSTEEVADLRAFLDSGGRVLIADEEGGANQLLADLGSTIRVRPGNLASLDRSYADPGLFLGHVVGNASHVAGVKTVLLNHPAAVEGGEPLIETSVLTWDDLDGDGRVSGSETFARRVVSAYEGNLTVLGDPSLFINAMLAENPTFIQNLQPLQIDGRHSRTGTENPVINITQWIRETPPATAALAALVILPVAYRFGRKEDE, from the coding sequence GTGACGAGGCTGCAGCGTGAGGCCTGGGCGGTCCTCATCATCCTCCTCATCGCCGCCGGCGTCGCCTACGTCCACGCCACCACCACCACCGAGGAGTACAGCCGCTACAACATCGGCTGGAACGGCACCTCGAACCTCGCCGGAGAGACCGTCCGCGACTTCGCGGATCTCGACCCCGGTGCGACGCTTCTCATCCTCGCACCCGAGGGGGAGTTTTCAACCGAAGAGGTCGCGGACCTCCGGGCGTTCCTCGACTCCGGCGGGCGGGTCCTCATCGCCGACGAAGAAGGAGGCGCAAACCAGCTCCTCGCCGACCTCGGGAGCACAATAAGGGTCCGGCCGGGAAACCTGGCAAGCCTTGACCGGAGCTACGCCGACCCCGGGCTCTTTCTCGGGCACGTCGTCGGGAATGCAAGCCATGTTGCCGGGGTCAAGACCGTCCTCTTAAACCACCCCGCGGCGGTCGAGGGGGGCGAGCCCCTCATCGAGACCTCGGTCCTCACCTGGGACGACCTTGACGGCGACGGCCGGGTGAGCGGCTCCGAGACCTTCGCACGCAGGGTAGTCTCCGCATACGAGGGAAACCTCACCGTCCTCGGGGACCCAAGCCTCTTCATCAACGCGATGCTTGCAGAAAACCCCACGTTCATCCAGAATCTCCAGCCGCTCCAGATCGACGGCAGGCACAGCAGGACCGGGACCGAAAACCCGGTCATCAACATAACCCAATGGATCCGGGAGACACCGCCGGCCACGGCAGCTCTCGCCGCCCTGGTCATCCTGCCGGTGGCTTACCGGTTCGGGAGGAAGGAAGATGAGTAA
- a CDS encoding AAA family ATPase, giving the protein MSNETLTERIQQIANAYEEIRLTAQQVVVANQHLIEEIFISMISGGHLLIEGVPGTAKTTVCKIIARLIDYEFRRVQGAVDIQPADIIGVRVYDQKKNEFVLQKGPIFANFLMVDEINRLTPRTQSALLEAMSEHQVTIDGITHPLADPYFVIATQNPFNAEGTFPLIEAQRDRFMFSSTLTHLDGENELEILRRERAGELDWGLYRDRITPIIGPADVKAMAAAVREVRVDDVVLAYMRDLVLATRSHGDIRLGASSRASIAFLRGSMARAALYGRTYVIPDDVRSLAVPVLAHRLSLTREATITGITTESVINEILDTVEVP; this is encoded by the coding sequence ATGAGTAACGAGACCCTCACCGAGCGCATACAACAGATTGCCAACGCCTACGAAGAGATCCGGCTGACGGCCCAGCAGGTCGTCGTTGCGAACCAGCACCTTATTGAAGAGATCTTCATCAGCATGATCAGCGGCGGCCACCTCCTCATCGAGGGGGTCCCGGGGACCGCAAAGACCACGGTCTGCAAGATCATCGCCCGTCTCATCGACTACGAGTTCCGGCGCGTCCAGGGAGCCGTCGATATCCAGCCGGCGGACATCATCGGGGTCCGGGTCTACGATCAGAAGAAGAATGAATTCGTCCTCCAGAAAGGCCCGATCTTTGCAAACTTCCTGATGGTCGACGAGATCAATCGCTTAACCCCCAGGACCCAGAGCGCGCTTCTCGAGGCGATGAGCGAGCACCAGGTGACGATCGACGGGATCACCCACCCGCTCGCCGACCCCTACTTCGTCATCGCCACCCAGAACCCCTTCAACGCCGAAGGGACCTTCCCGCTCATCGAGGCCCAGCGCGACCGGTTCATGTTCAGCAGCACCCTCACGCACCTTGACGGCGAAAACGAACTCGAGATCCTCCGGCGGGAGCGGGCCGGAGAGCTGGACTGGGGGCTCTACCGGGACCGGATCACCCCGATCATCGGTCCTGCCGACGTAAAGGCCATGGCCGCGGCCGTCCGGGAGGTCAGGGTCGACGATGTGGTCCTCGCCTACATGCGCGACCTCGTGCTTGCCACGCGGTCCCACGGGGACATCCGGCTCGGCGCGAGTTCGCGTGCCTCGATCGCCTTCCTCCGGGGCTCGATGGCCCGGGCGGCTCTCTACGGCCGGACCTACGTCATCCCCGACGACGTCCGGTCCCTGGCCGTCCCGGTGCTCGCTCATCGCCTCAGCCTCACCCGGGAGGCGACGATCACCGGGATCACCACTGAATCGGTCATCAACGAGATCCTCGATACAGTCGAGGTGCCCTGA
- a CDS encoding WD40 repeat domain-containing protein, with translation MRCATVILVACLLLATGVQAGAALWTHSMPSGITDLSLSRDGSYVLAGGERVCLLAGNGTPLWQQWVGAHAACSADAGRIVIANGQLLTLVDRDGALVWRQELASACTRLGVSADGKCIVVADRFGKVYFYNGDGKLRATADTRGKPGDGAAAFSEIRSVAVSEKGEYAAVASSRGVFYYTGTGRKVWSHADVLEGATSVAVSASGNEVAAGSDANVRLFDRAGKVLWTYRCHRPVTSLAISGDGSRVAFGTQDGTLTCLDREGEAVWTFSAGDWIRDLAFSSDGSLLLAGSMGKQAYLFDGAGGVIGTCALSGPVNHVALTPDGKVGVAATSREVAGVPMMAAAPAATPTVTSTATPTATSTPTSTTTPTATSTPTNATAQLPAGIIDLPLLAAGILACGVLSGAGYFYRQRRRTAPVPTAKEEPAVVVKTEDEPLPPDDEVPTAATTEIGPLPAVEVDPSAPWRASIIEGRLREAARILSREMFALIRERTGARVLRTADALAACPAFREDLARFFVDADRLAYGPDDPAEEEIEALEAAYLRLAGEIR, from the coding sequence ATGCGATGCGCGACTGTTATCCTCGTGGCCTGCCTCCTTCTCGCCACCGGCGTCCAGGCAGGGGCCGCCCTCTGGACACACTCCATGCCGTCCGGGATCACCGATCTCTCGCTCTCCCGGGACGGGTCCTATGTCCTGGCCGGGGGGGAGCGGGTCTGTCTCCTCGCCGGCAACGGCACCCCCCTCTGGCAGCAGTGGGTGGGGGCGCATGCCGCCTGCTCTGCGGACGCAGGGCGGATCGTGATAGCGAACGGCCAGCTCCTCACCCTGGTTGACCGGGACGGGGCCCTGGTCTGGCGGCAGGAACTCGCGAGCGCCTGCACGAGACTCGGCGTCTCCGCGGACGGGAAGTGCATTGTGGTGGCGGATCGGTTCGGGAAGGTGTACTTCTACAACGGCGACGGCAAACTCCGCGCCACGGCCGATACCCGGGGCAAACCCGGTGACGGGGCCGCGGCCTTCTCCGAGATCCGGAGCGTCGCCGTCTCCGAGAAGGGCGAGTATGCCGCGGTCGCCTCCAGCCGCGGCGTCTTTTACTACACGGGGACCGGGCGGAAGGTCTGGTCCCACGCGGACGTTCTCGAGGGTGCGACTTCGGTCGCGGTCTCGGCGAGCGGCAACGAGGTCGCCGCCGGCTCGGATGCGAACGTCCGGCTCTTCGACCGGGCGGGGAAGGTCCTCTGGACGTACCGGTGTCACCGCCCGGTGACGTCGCTTGCGATCTCTGGCGATGGATCGCGTGTAGCGTTCGGGACGCAGGACGGCACTCTCACCTGTCTTGACCGGGAGGGTGAGGCGGTCTGGACGTTCTCGGCCGGGGACTGGATCCGGGACCTCGCCTTCTCATCGGACGGCTCCCTCCTCCTCGCCGGCTCGATGGGCAAGCAGGCCTACCTCTTTGACGGCGCCGGAGGGGTGATCGGCACCTGCGCCCTCTCAGGTCCCGTCAACCACGTCGCCCTCACCCCGGACGGGAAGGTGGGGGTCGCGGCCACGTCGCGTGAGGTGGCCGGGGTCCCGATGATGGCGGCGGCTCCTGCTGCGACACCTACCGTGACTTCTACCGCGACTCCCACCGCTACTTCCACTCCGACCTCCACCACCACTCCTACTGCAACTTCTACCCCGACGAACGCGACCGCCCAACTTCCCGCCGGGATCATTGATCTTCCGCTCCTGGCCGCCGGGATCCTTGCCTGCGGGGTGCTCTCCGGTGCGGGGTACTTCTACCGGCAGCGCCGGCGGACCGCCCCGGTGCCGACCGCAAAAGAGGAGCCCGCTGTCGTCGTCAAGACCGAGGATGAGCCCCTCCCGCCCGATGATGAGGTGCCCACTGCCGCGACGACTGAGATAGGGCCCCTCCCCGCGGTCGAGGTCGATCCTTCGGCGCCCTGGCGGGCCTCGATTATTGAGGGAAGGCTGCGGGAGGCCGCGAGGATCCTCTCCCGCGAGATGTTCGCCCTCATCCGGGAGCGGACCGGGGCGCGCGTCCTCCGGACCGCGGACGCCCTGGCGGCCTGTCCTGCCTTCCGCGAGGACCTTGCCCGGTTCTTTGTGGACGCCGACCGGCTCGCCTACGGCCCCGATGATCCGGCGGAGGAGGAGATCGAGGCGCTCGAGGCGGCATACCTCCGGCTCGCCGGGGAGATCCGGTAG
- a CDS encoding DUF1616 domain-containing protein — MNSEDPRLIDEVAAYRPGDLIAVALLTVATLLSVYLPVLNASPLRILFGVAMVLFIPGYALIAALFPAKGDLDGIERVALSFGLSIAVVPLIGLGLNYTPWGIRLDPILVSLTAFTLAMSAAAWYRRLLLPAEERFVVPAREMIEAARLELFDPEASRLDRGLSAFLVVAIALALITTAYVIAVPKEGEHFTEFYILGPGGKAADYPTAPRVDVNQSLIIGVGNHEYRDVTYTVEAILLNQTFDPTTNTSTIHAVLPIDQFTVTLSHNETRELPWEFSVPSAEYNRLQFLLFNETVPGPGVAGQDRINASYRDLHLWLQVRPA; from the coding sequence ATGAATAGCGAAGATCCACGACTGATCGATGAGGTCGCCGCGTACCGGCCCGGCGACCTCATCGCGGTTGCTCTCCTCACGGTCGCGACCCTGCTTTCCGTCTACCTCCCGGTGTTGAACGCAAGCCCTCTCCGGATCCTCTTTGGCGTGGCGATGGTCCTCTTCATCCCGGGCTACGCCCTGATCGCCGCGCTCTTTCCGGCGAAGGGGGATCTCGACGGGATCGAGCGGGTTGCCCTCTCGTTCGGGCTCTCGATCGCGGTCGTCCCCCTCATCGGGCTCGGGCTAAACTACACGCCCTGGGGGATCCGGCTCGACCCGATCCTCGTCTCGCTGACGGCTTTCACCCTCGCGATGTCGGCGGCGGCCTGGTACCGGCGTCTCCTCCTCCCGGCCGAGGAGCGCTTCGTGGTCCCCGCCCGGGAGATGATCGAGGCCGCCCGCCTGGAGCTCTTCGATCCTGAGGCCTCCCGGCTCGACCGCGGGCTCTCCGCGTTTCTTGTCGTGGCGATCGCTCTGGCGCTCATAACGACCGCCTACGTCATCGCCGTGCCGAAAGAGGGTGAACACTTCACCGAGTTCTATATCCTCGGGCCCGGGGGGAAGGCCGCAGACTACCCGACCGCCCCCCGGGTCGACGTAAATCAGTCACTCATCATCGGCGTCGGGAACCACGAGTACCGCGACGTCACCTACACCGTCGAGGCCATCCTCCTCAACCAGACATTCGATCCGACGACGAATACCTCGACGATCCACGCCGTGCTCCCGATCGACCAGTTCACGGTGACGCTTTCGCATAACGAGACCCGCGAGTTACCCTGGGAGTTCTCGGTCCCGTCGGCTGAATACAATAGGCTCCAGTTCCTGCTCTTCAACGAGACGGTCCCGGGCCCGGGTGTTGCCGGGCAGGACCGGATCAACGCGAGCTACCGGGACCTGCACCTCTGGCTGCAGGTCCGGCCGGCCTGA